The genomic segment gaacaatacttctaaagcatttattaattttagctaatgttaatctcaacattaactaatacattttttaagtgtgcacggataaatcatttataatacatactgcaatatttgataaaaaacaagaattgaaagttaaatgttagttaatgcattaactaatgctaacaaatgAGACTTTACTGTGTGACCAGAATGTGCATGATAGTGTATCTCACCCAGTGGCTCTGGCCTCAGAGGTTTGAACGTGTTGTGCTGCGCAGCGGTAACACTAGCAGCTATGCTGATGGGCAGAGGAGAGAGATTGCTGCCGTAGAAGATGGATGACGTGACGATGCATGTAACGAGGGTCTTTTGAAGGTCAGAGGTCTGCTGGCCCACAGAGGACACTAGATGCACACCAGCACCTATGCTCAGTGGCAGCACTAGGAAGTAGAAGAAGCTAAGAGAACTGAGGCTTATTAAAGCCACCGAGCCAAAGTAAATACCAACACAAATCTGACCGGCAAACCGAATCAGGCCTACTGGTGGTGGTGGAGTGGCACGTGGATGTCTAACTTGGGCTCTCTCTGCTTCATGGTTGGCCTCGCTCACGTACGATGGGATACGGAAGAACTCCCTTGCCCAGCCGATGCCAAAACCACCAAAGGTCAGTATCCAAAGAAGAGCATGGCTGTCTCTGCCCAGGTAAATGTGATGAAGGCCAAGTGGGCCACCCATGGCCCACAAGGCATATGTGATCAGGAGCTTCTTAGCCATGAGGTCATTCTAGCTGTGCACAGGaacttgggggaaaaaaattcagtcattttcaaCTTGGTAAGGAAAAgcttttacactgaaaaataatattttgctaCTTGTTCAATTTTGCTGCTTGTTCAACTTAATTTCATTGTTCAATacacttaaatatataaaatataagtttactTAATCCATTTGTGTTGGGACTATATGAACTgaattaactgaaactgggtGGTTTGCACCgttgccaagtctgtggttttcctgcttaattgggctactttaacactgttgccgcaggtTGATTTTCATGTATGCATGTTGAAGTGACATCAAATAACATGacatttagcccctggaatgtgaattttaccagggggaaccccgccaaaaagcAGATTTAACCCTGCGGTAGGCAATTTTTACCGGGGGACCCCCCTTGAAacacgattgggctagttttgagtagcaatttgacaggttttgttgtgaaaacctggcaaccctggcggATTGCTAGTTGCTTAGTATGGCTGGAtcaggagagtaaatgttgaaattaagagttattttagatttgtattttatgtgtttttgtgactGAAGTTGTAGGTGgctacatgaatattaatataataagtGCTTTTCTTAATGAGCAATAACTGTGCTAATGTCAGACCTTAGTAGTGTAGCGCCATACTTAATTTTCGACAGGAATGAAAACGAGGCTGAATACAGTGCGTTCAATggattgtactgttgtttaacaatCTGATTGTTCAGCAGATGAAACACCTTTCTGAAAAAACTTTCAGTAAACAAAATCTCCATAAAAGAGTTTTAAGTTGTGAAAATGATGTGATCTAGGACCTTTATACAGTGCATGCCATTGTAAAGACATAAAGTCTATCCCTCACTGCCTCGCTTTCATcagcattaaattaaacatggcGTCTAACCTGACTAAGGTCTGTGGCCAATAACTTACTGTAAGTGGAAAGTCTTTTAAATGTACATCATGAATATAATTTCCATTTACTTTAAGCACAGACTTGAATATATCAGATCTACTCAATATAATCTAGCTGATATAACTAAAACATATTGATTAAGTgcaactaaaatgcatgtttaaaattATGATCAATTATAACCACTTAAAACGTAAACCAGTGAaatcaaaaagcttttttttttgtatataaaagCAGATTAGCCAACAACATGATTATGAAAATTGATTTATGATAAATTAGGGACAAGCATGTCATTTGGATCTTATACAGTTTTTTAAGGAATAGGTcagcccaaaaatgaaaattctgtttgcTTCTAATGTAAAGCTATGATATAATACTCTGAATATAGCATACAAGTCAAACTGACTTATTTTATATTGCTTTTATGGAGCTTGTTTCTTTTTGGAACTTGACATCTCTCagtctgcatttatttccaCTGAATGAGAAGAGCACATTTTGCTATATAACTTTTCCTTtggtgttccacagaagaaatgaagtcacacaggtttggaacgcaTGACGGTtagaaaataatgacagaattgccATTTTTGGTGTGAATTATGCTTTGATAATCTCtctcgtctctctctctctcatatcaCTGGCTTTCAAGTTATAAAATCAAACAGGTCGCTGTTTTCTTACCTGCGGGACTGAGAGATCGAGCTTCATTCATACACCAAATTGTTTTAGAAAACTCCTACAACAAGGTcagcattaaaaatataagaattCACGCAACAGATCACAGCATAATCGCTTTGAAGttaactttaaatttaaatcattCACTTTCTGAAAATAATGTAACCTATGGACTTCTGTGTTTGCGCCAGTATGGACTTTGGTTTGATGATGACACAGGTCATAAAGAGTAAACTTTGATTTACCGTATCTCTGGACACAAATAAGACACAGAACATTAGACATTTACTAAAGTGCATTCAATTAAGAagataatcctgaaaaaaaactttatcatggtttccacaaaaatattaagcagcacaactgttttcatcattgatgattataagaaatgtttcttgagcagcaaatcatcatatcagaatgatttctgaaggatcatgtgacactgaagactggagtaatgatgctgaaaatccagctttcatcaagtaaatgcagtgttggtgagcataagagactttgcactttgatcatatttttaatacagaaataattttttttcagtttcataTATTCTATTACATCATCCTCAAACACGAAACTATTATatgtattgtattgttttatataatggtCTGCAAATGTTCACTATTGATCAACATGcacattcccaaatttctatatatcctaattattgttaatatgtaattcatttttccaggagctctttgcttctaccttcaattaaattgctaacagtgattgtaaattaattgcctaaattattacattattagctaactgcattctctaaattgtaatgatgacatgcattctctgtaaagctgctttgaaacgatatatattgtgaaaagcgctatacaaataaatgtgaattgaattgaattgaaagtttcattagtcttaaagggttagttcactcaaaaatgacatttctcaaGTGAAATGAAACtcgcaagacctttgttcatcttcagaaaaaaaaattaagatatttttgatgaaatcccagagtttttttaatctcccatagaaagcaatgaaattaccacattcaaggtccagataagacattgttaaaatagtcaacgtgactacagtggtttaactttaatgttatgaagcgacaacaATACTTTTTGTCAGCAGCCaaatcaccctgtagcccaagactggtttcccactgaagctaagcagcgctgagcctggttagtacctggatgggagacctcctgggaaaactatgTTGCTGTTGGAAGAGGTGTTAATGAGGCCAGCCGGGGgagctcaccctgtggtctgtgtgggtcctaacgccccagtaaagtgatggggacactatactgtcaaaaaagcaccgtccttcggatgagacgttaagctgaggtcctgactctctgtggtcattaaaaatcccatgaTGTCTTTCGAacagagtaggggtgtaacccggGCATCCTGGCCATTCGCCCATTGGCCTCTggccatcatggcctcctaatcctccccatatactgattggcttcatcactctgtctgcTCTCCATCAGtgagctggtgtgtggtgggcattCTGGCACagtatggctgccgtcgcatcatccaggtggatgctgcacattggcaaagaatatacactgacaagaagcgaaactcaatagaacgttacattgcaacaccggcgcccagcagcagccctgcgtttccgccattttggggtgaaagcgactcggcagtccactagtttctatggcaatatcagctgctttgttaaaaaaaacgtacattaaagctgaaatccaacctgaatgatgacaacacagaataaaatacaaacactagactagtgatcatcaaatccttttaactgtttattttacagactttgtgtttaagtcttccacttttttcacaaaacctttgctctctggaaacccagtcagtttgggttaaaattctgtgaagttcaagtattagcattataaacactgaattaataccaacatatgaaattaaattaaccCTCTACAGCACAGcggaaagttttcttaagccctgtgtttagtacatttttctttaaatgattacaacCAATTAGAAAGGTCGAGAAAGTACCAAAGAACAGTCCAGTAAGGTGTTGGAGTCACTATCAAGCACCATTTAAAGGTGGGACGTCCTGTTCTGACACATGGTCACAGGAGCACATGGTGTGAgaagattatttgctttagtaatcttatttaaaatgacatgaactgtacataaaaaatatgtatgtgtgtgtgtgtatgaaggtgtagagaagatttttgtcaggttttatgaagttttttttattttgcatgttcagaaattcagtttttcttttcgttGCCTCAACGTTGTGTGATAAGGGGTACTTTTCGAGGATGTTTTGGACAATACCTCACGTTGGCCATAATGTGTTATAAGAAGGGAAGATACAGGGTTCCTGTAAGTCATGTGAAAAAACTGTAACATACACCTCTATTTCACAGCAGAGAAGAAGtgctttttgaagttttgtACGGAGTGAAATCTTATTACATGAAGTACATTATATGGCATGACACACTACATGATACAGACCTGTGCATgtatcaaattcaatatatcaatgtctttcaagtgtttttccctttttacttaatgatttcttgacattttgttttttaaaaatttgattttgatgataatTTTCTCTATGATTCTGTACCATTGAAAATATGTTGGGGTAGGGGGAGGGTGGGgggcaaaaatatattttttttatcaataaaatgttcccaaatgaaccaaaaaatgatgtgaaatattttttttcatgtgccatcaacatgtgtgcagtagagggttaaggacatgcatcagaaaaattgggaatgttggacaataaatatataacagaatataacaTCTTGACAGAaactttttgcagtgttgtcttatattaatgtccgttaaagcaagactatgtaaacaaaaaaacacagccactgtgtccaaaagtggcaattatgggataacagacacagcaatgaATCATGTTCtgtaagatcattatgtttgtagcgtgatccaggggattaaaacatatttcacaCCTAATGGagtaatttactattattatattactcCAATAAGTCTACCTATAGGTATACGTTTTAATCCCTGGATTATGCTACAAACATGATaatcttaactttattaattattaatttattaatttactattaatagtaaacacatgttacctcagatgtgtaatggttggattccacaactgatcacataaaacatatacagtgctcagtgtaaatgagtacaccccctttgaaaagtaacattttaaacaatatctcaatgaacacaaaaacaatttccaaaatgttgacaagactaagtttaatataacatcagtttaacttataacaggaaagtaaggttaataatataacttagagaacaaaattttcagttttactcaaattagggtgatgcaaaaatgagtacaccccactgaactgagctgcatttcattgatggcatcatgaattcacagatgtactgctctatactgaaagagaagatgttaccatcactccgtgcccttggtcgtcgtgcacttttccaacatgacaatggtcctaaacacatttctgaagaagaacagggtgaaagtgattcagtggctcctgatctgaacccaatcgaacacctatggggaattctgaagagacgagttgagcatcactctccatccagcatccagtctctaaaagagctcattcttgaagaatggaaaaagatagatgttgcaaaatgtcgccaacttgttcattccacgCCTAGAagacattaaaaatcatggaggccatacaaagtactagatgtagtagtttttgttgtggggtgtactcatttttgcatcaccctaatttgagtaaaactgaaaaatgtgtaatataagTTATATTactaaccttactttcatgttataagttaaacagatgttctATAAaacttgtcaacattttggaaattgtttttgtgttcattaaaatgttacttttcaaagggggtgtactcatttacgctgaacACTGTATAGGTTaaaacaatacaacatttactgtaggtgtcataaaatttactgaGTTTGAGAAATTTTCTATTGCGTTTCTGATTTGACTGTGAGATTCGCTGATTtggggtgcgtaagatgtgatggattctattgtccagttggcattttcaccccaaaatggctgccgcgCTACCGAAGTGCCTCCtcgtggctgttacccaaaaagcatTAGAGTTTcccctcttgggttctatactctttgacattggtggtggttgaggagattcccccttccatatgtaaagcgctttgagtacccagaaaaagcgctatataaatgtaaggaattattattattgttatatttgtgcagaaaaacaaaacagaagtaactttattcaacaatttcttctctaccctgtcagtctcctatgcaaTTGatacagtgcagcacttccatgAGCACCATGACGCATGTGTggagagaggaaattgttgaataaagtcgttatttttgtttcattattctggtcgcttcataacattaaaggaacactccactttttttttgaaaataggttcattttccaactcccctagagttaaacagttgagttttaccgttttcgaatccattcagccgatctccgggtctggcggtaccacttttagcatagcttagcatagttcattgaatctgattagaccgttagcatctcgcacaaaaatgaccaaagagtttcgatatttttcctatttaaaacttgattcttctgtagttacattgtgtactaagaccgacggaaaatgaaaagttgggctaggaactatactctcattccggcgtaataatcaaggaactttgggtgcagcaggcgcaatgatattacgcagcgcctgtgaccccctgcttgcacagggagcgtgacTTGCaacaaagagtatagaacccaagaggcgacactttgatactttttgggtaacagccactagatggcgctccggtagcgcggccgccattatggggtgaaaatactaactgaaccatagaatccttcacatcttacgcacccaaaatcggcgaatttcactgccaaatcagaagcgcaatagaacagtttacagtacagtaaatgttgtattgtcttatatatgttttattttaccagttgtggaatccaaccattcatccatctgaggtaatgtagttagcctactttactgagtatttccattttatgcaactttacacatttattaatagtaaattaataattaataaatttaagttcatcacgtttgcagcgaacaatatatttcagacctagtggagtaatagtatctaggtctgaattgaaataggctattgtacgttttaatgtatcacgctacaaacataatgatcttataatacatgatgcattgctgtgtccgttatcacATAATTCCcgcttttggacacttttgcttcagtggacattagacaacactgcaaaatcaagctgttatattcatatatttattgtccaacattcccaatttttctgatgcatgtccttaatttaatttcatatgttggtaataattcagtgtttataagccttttaaagaattttaacccaaactgactgggtttctagagagcaaaggttttgtgaaaaaagtggaagacttaaacacaaagtgtgtaaaataaactgtaaaaaggatttgacgatcactagtgatagtattttattctgtgttgtcatcattcaggttggatttcagctttaatgtactttttttttttaacaaagcagctgatattgccatagaaactagtgggcTGCagactcgctttcaccccaaaatggcggaaacgcagggccaCTGCTGGGCgctggtgttgcaatggaaggttctattgagtgtcgcttcttgttagtgtatattctttgcttgcaaccatggagagaTTTGTGAGAGATGCTGCACAATATCATTGCGCCGGCTGCACTCATGGTACgccagcaaagttccttgatcattacgccggaatgagagtatagttcctagcccaACTTTTctttttccgtcggtcttagtacacaatgtaactacagaagagtcaagttttaaatagaaaaaaatatcgaaactctttggtcatttttgagcgagatgctaacggtctaatcagattcaatgaactatgctaagctatgctaaaagtggttccgccagacccggagatcggctgaatggattcgaaaatgttaaaactcaactgtttaactctaggggagttggaaaatgagactattttcaaaaaaagtggagtgttcctttaaggttaaatcactgtagtcacattgactattttaacgatgtgtttactacttttctggaccttgaatgtgataaattcgttgctttctatggataaaaaaaaaaaaaaaaaaactctcagattacataaaaaaataccttaatttgtgttctgaagatgaatgaaggtcttacgggtgtggaacgacatgagtgtgagtaattaatgacagaaatttcattttgggtgaactaaccctttaaacccgCCCCTTTCTCCTCCCACAGCCCAGCCCCCTCCAGTCGAGCGACTGAAATTCATCTGAGGAGCATCAGTGAACACGCTGACTCGATGAGTTCAATGCTGTTTATAATTTGCATGTTAGCTGGTGAATAATCATTTGAGAAGCATCTATCCTCCTCACTGAAGTGAAACAGGAGAGTAGTTCGCTGACTTAGTGAATTCAGGAGCGAATGCAATACGTTTAGAGGTGGAAAGCGTTTGTTCGAGACTCGAGACAAGTTTCCACGTAAGCTATTATCTTATCGGAGATTCAAATGTTTTACAAATTATAACCGAGCACACGCCAAGACATGTTTTCAAAGCATGGAAACAGAAGACGTGACGATTAGAGAGCAACTATTCCACGACCGAGTCCGAGAAACCATTGTAAGTTTCCTTCTCTTTGCTGCTTTTGTTTACATAGTATTAAGAAGTAGCGTTTTCAGTGTTACAATATGAATGTGCCCTTGTGTTCGTCCTGATGGAATTCAATAATAATTGATTGATTAGATGATTGTGTGACGTTATTTCGTGAACCGTGCACGAGTACTTTGTGTTCTTTCATAAAATATTGATCGATTAGACTGTTTGGAGTGTGCAAGTGTTGTCTTTGCTTATTATTTAcaagacatttaaatataaagtagAGTAATGTGTACACAAACAGACTCTGAGGCATTCTTTTACTTACTTGTAAAATTTAGCACTCTCTGAAATGGCACAAGATTTGTGGGGTTGTGGGGGTGTATGAAAACCTCTTTGTCAATACCTAATAAAGCACAATCATAACTGAACTTCAGACCTCAAGGACCTTACAGCAAGACACTTAACCTTTACTCCTTCACTCAGCATTTTAGAGCAATAGTTTTGGTGCATATTTTTAAACCACTCATCTGTGTAATTCACTAGCTACAAAAACTGACTTCTTAAACTATATATTAAATCTAGCATTCACAAGGACAACGTAACGCATACGTTCAGAATTATAGTTATAATCTTGGTGGAGCTGTTGCAGACATTATAGACTTCATACTTTGTTTTTCTGCGTAAACAAAAGCTGCTCTTTAAAGTCtgttttcagacattttaagggcattcacttttatttatacacgcttctgttctgttttgtctgtgatgcaaagctgctGTAATCCTCCTAGAAAATGAGAAATGCCTCTCTTAGTGAAACGCACAGATGGATCACACTAGATAATGTAAATCAGACTATTTTCCTGCCCCAGGCGTTGGGCACCAGCGGGCTCATGCTGTCACGGTCATTGATCCCTTGGTCACTGATGTTTATCAGGGATTTATAGTTTAAATCAGTGGTTTTTAGCTGGTGGATCTCGACCCAGAAATGCCTCTCCGGTCTTTTCTGATAGGATCACAGACTACAGGgaaaaacaatgttaaatgtAATACTGGAAATACTAAAATGCAACTAATCATATAATTGTTCATTATTAGGATTGCGAAATATcaattcaacttttaaaaagggTGGAGAAAATGCATTGcatatcttttgttgttgacGTCAAAGATTGTGCGTACAGTTAGTCTGTCATGTGCGTACATTTAGTAATATGACTAATACCAACAGAATATCTGACTCTTCACTGTATGCTGATAAATCActtatgcatttttttgcattacattcATGAAATAGTTTTCTTattcattagttttttttctatatagTTCATTGTAATactaatataattatttctttttcttactTATGTGTGAAAATCAGTTTTGGTCCTGTGTTGGGCATCAAAAGGTGACCCAATCTAAAATCTGGATCTTGAAGTGAAACCAGTTTGAagagaaccactgatttaaataaatgtgtgtattttgaaaagtttcttatgctcatcaaggctggatttatttgatcaaaaatacagcaaaattaaactgtaatattatgaattatctttagaatttaaaatgaatgttttctattttaaaatatatacacactggtcaacatttgaagtggatcaaaacctttcatcaaagttgtcctaaaaccaaAATGCAACTTTGATGTACTTTTtatgatccacttcaaatgttgacatatatatatatatatatatatatatatatatataatattcctgtgatggcaaagctgaattttcagcatcattactccagtcttcattgtcacatgatctttcagaaatcgttctaatatgctgatttgatgttcaagaaacatttcttattattatcttcattatattatatatattattattattttgtggaaactgtgatactttctAAGGATTCTTTAGGTATTTTGGAATATTTACACTAATATTTACACCAATTAATTGTTACCacctaaataaaatgaatttaatttaaataaacagctGAATTAAACTGAGAATGTATTCAGATAAAACTAATTTTTTGTAGATAGATTCTTGGGTGGAACTCAAGAAGTATTGAGTTCATACTTGTAAAGCAACACAAAATTTATGACAATGTCACAGTTTTGTACTTGGTTGATCTTCGAGAGGGACAACCTGTTAGAGGGAGTAGCTGATTTGGCACGGTTCCCGTTCTCTAGATGTGCAAGGAATGCATTGTGTGTGTAATGCACTTTATTAAGGTGCATATCTGAACATGTCGCTCGGCTTTCAACAACAGAGGGCTTTGTATTTACGTCTACTAAGAAGGGATCTTCTTTATGATTGGacttgtattattatttgttcCTCATGAAAACGAACTTGAGTCTTTACAATTTGATTATTTCTTAATGTTCTATTCTTATTCTATCTAGAAATGAGTTTAGTACCTCTGAATACACTGTAG from the Ctenopharyngodon idella isolate HZGC_01 chromosome 22, HZGC01, whole genome shotgun sequence genome contains:
- the dnajc22 gene encoding dnaJ homolog subfamily C member 22 isoform X1, with translation MAKKLLITYALWAMGGPLGLHHIYLGRDSHALLWILTFGGFGIGWAREFFRIPSYVSEANHEAERAQVRHPRATPPPPVGLIRFAGQICVGIYFGSVALISLSSLSFFYFLVLPLSIGAGVHLVSSVGQQTSDLQKTLVTCIVTSSIFYGSNLSPLPISIAASVTAAQHNTFKPLRPEPLGPRLYRLSLGVLAFSAPLGYCVFHNTTATLYYISDCIAALLDFFWFLPWLKGLLEYFLLLPYRLLCVLTGGGFYEESWRKMLEIILNEYSKKEMEALKKKLLWRRSLAATGNWLKCGIQISTPSGKQRHNRCLFRFRRHMRYFSTGIRQDGRNDLLRKRSYTF
- the dnajc22 gene encoding dnaJ homolog subfamily C member 22 isoform X2 — encoded protein: MAKKLLITYALWAMGGPLGLHHIYLGRDSHALLWILTFGGFGIGWAREFFRIPSYVSEANHEAERAQVRHPRATPPPPVGLIRFAGQICVGIYFGSVALISLSSLSFFYFLVLPLSIGAGVHLVSSVGQQTSDLQKTLVTCIVTSSIFYGSNLSPLPISIAASVTAAQHNTFKPLRPEPLGPRLYRLSLGVLAFSAPLGYCVFHNTTATLYYISDCIAALLDFFWFLPWLKGLLEYFLLLPYRLLCVLTGGGFYEESWRKMLEIILNEYSKKEMEALKILSLPEEASLEEVTRSYRELAKVWHPDLNPKRQAEAQQMFIQIQEAYEILLDRHKTRRKK